A segment of the Bacteroidota bacterium genome:
TAAAAAAAAGAGTTCCCATTGTTTACGGCATAGGCGGAAATAATACTGCGGAAGTTATTCATCAGGTCACTTCTTCCGACCTGCGCGGCGTTTCTGCAATTCTTTCAGTCGGCCCGTACTACAACAAACCGAATCAGCGGGGCATCTATGAACATTACAAAGAAATTGCAAATGCATCGCCGCTTCCGCTTATCCTCTATAATGTTCCCGGAAGAACTGCAATGAATATTTCTGCAGAAACAACTTTGAAACTCGCGCACGATTTTCCGAATATCATTGCGGTGAAAGAAGCATCAGGAAATCTGGAACAGATCATGACCATCATTAAAGATCGTCCGAAAGATTTTCTCGTTATATCCGGCGACGATCTGCTTACACTTCCCATCATTGCTTCCGGAGGAGACGGCGTGATCTCCGTTGTTGCCAATGCGTACCCGCAATTTTATTCCGAGATGACACGGCTTTGCCTGAAAGGAAAATATGCGCAGGCAGCAGAATTACATTACCGGCTTTTGCCGGTGACAAAATTATTTTTTGCCGATGGAAATCCCGGTGGAGTGAAAGTGGCAATGGAATCAATGAAACTCTGCAGCGCAAAAGTGAGATTGCCATTGTTTGCCGTGAACGATGCTGTAAGAAAAGGCATACTCGCCGAAGTGAAGAAGCTGAAATAGCAGGGATTTTTCTCTTTCCACTTATAAAAAACCACTTGATAAGTAGGTTTTTTTTGCGTTAATTTGAACGACTCCCCTCATTTATTAATCAATATTCCCACCAATGAAAAACCAGTACAGAATTCTTTTTGCTGCTTTGTTTTCACTTGCGGCAACAAATACCTTCGCCCAATCGACACTCAACGTCACTTACCAGGCGAATTATACTTATCCAACGCATACAACTGCGAACATCTGCGGTTACACCACTTCTTCAGGAGAGGAATATGCATTGGTGGGCGTTTCCACAGGCATGGACATTGTGGATGTTACCGTTCCTAATAGTCCCGTTCACATTGTGCAGATCCCGAATACCGACAATGAGTGGAAAGAAATAAAAATTTACCGGCATTACGCTTATGTCACAACAGAAGCGAATGTAGGATTGCAGATTGTGGATCTCAATGCGCTGCCTGCTACTTCAGCGGCAAGTTATAATTATCATTTCTATACCGGAGATGGTGCAATTGCCGGGCAGATCCAGAATATTCACTCACTTCATATTGATACCACGAAAGG
Coding sequences within it:
- a CDS encoding 4-hydroxy-tetrahydrodipicolinate synthase, which translates into the protein MSSQVSPRTKNLFKGTGVAVVTPFRKDSSIDFKSLTRVIEHIINGKCEYLVVMGTTGESPALSNDEKRSVLEQAIWAVKKRVPIVYGIGGNNTAEVIHQVTSSDLRGVSAILSVGPYYNKPNQRGIYEHYKEIANASPLPLILYNVPGRTAMNISAETTLKLAHDFPNIIAVKEASGNLEQIMTIIKDRPKDFLVISGDDLLTLPIIASGGDGVISVVANAYPQFYSEMTRLCLKGKYAQAAELHYRLLPVTKLFFADGNPGGVKVAMESMKLCSAKVRLPLFAVNDAVRKGILAEVKKLK